The Exiguobacterium aurantiacum DSM 6208 genome includes a window with the following:
- a CDS encoding AAA family ATPase yields the protein MKQINLDQVQADLTRWETGDTVDEAALLSYAHWSRATGQRDELIRTLTLLATRRFRQTETVDPLLSRWVKELESLNALPPELRVSQLNGRLRRFRQSLHVEWPTLREADYASMKVQILTEYELKTTALLDQLDQLHDEIERAKSDLRDSEFKDQLERLFDVVIEAMQEVAALEDDTASLLGSMQGNYFSREAFGRFGERVTLVKGKIEAIAELLPEPKRETRSSGIEKLETMIGLTDVKARVKAWYRFLLFQREREKAGFSSKHQPSLHLVFTGNPGTGKTTLARLMAEIYFELGLLSRPDVIEADRSSLVGAFVGQTEEQVMNKVKEAEGGVLFIDEAYALKRQDASGSDYGQAAIDTLVAAMTSGEYAGKFVVILAGYPEEMRHFLLANPGLRSRFPESNHYELPNYSDEELVAIGEKVAEENNYVLTLEAKRALLAQIDRERVDATFGNARTVHNILLDAMFHKGSRFGAEAPLDEMALLTELDFEDTSTDEEALLSLDDLVGMDEAKRQLAEIEALITIQKRRRELGLKTAPVQLHASLVGNSGTGKTTFAHLYAQLLKRAGYLKRGHLKVVSRADLVSGYVGQTAQKTKAAIRDALGGVLLIDEAYSLSGGPNDYGKEAIDTLVDEMPKHGENLVVILAGYDAPMRRLIDSNPGLNSRIKRTIHFEDYSIEQLVQIANNYADKFGYTFEQEVEDALRERLGDMERPNARTALSLIDEAIARQSYRLVDKDGADRELNRILVVDINTKL from the coding sequence ATGAAACAAATCAACTTGGATCAGGTACAAGCCGACCTTACACGTTGGGAAACCGGCGACACGGTCGATGAGGCCGCCCTGTTATCATATGCGCATTGGTCGAGAGCGACCGGGCAACGTGACGAATTGATTCGCACGTTGACGTTGCTTGCGACACGACGGTTTCGACAAACGGAGACGGTCGATCCGCTTCTCAGCCGCTGGGTGAAGGAGCTGGAGTCGTTGAACGCTTTGCCGCCTGAACTTCGCGTCAGCCAACTGAATGGGCGGTTGCGCCGCTTCAGACAGTCTCTCCACGTCGAATGGCCGACACTGCGCGAGGCGGACTATGCGTCGATGAAAGTGCAGATTTTGACCGAATACGAACTGAAGACGACAGCGTTATTGGACCAACTCGATCAGTTGCATGATGAGATTGAGCGAGCGAAGTCGGACTTACGGGACTCAGAGTTCAAAGACCAACTTGAGCGCTTGTTCGACGTCGTCATTGAGGCGATGCAAGAAGTCGCCGCGCTCGAGGACGACACGGCTTCTTTACTTGGCTCGATGCAAGGGAACTACTTCAGCCGTGAAGCGTTCGGTCGCTTCGGAGAACGGGTCACCCTCGTCAAAGGAAAGATTGAAGCAATCGCTGAGCTGTTACCTGAGCCGAAGCGGGAGACGCGCTCGAGCGGCATCGAAAAACTTGAGACGATGATTGGTTTGACCGACGTCAAAGCCCGCGTCAAAGCGTGGTATCGCTTTTTACTGTTCCAACGCGAACGAGAAAAAGCGGGCTTCTCTTCGAAACACCAGCCGTCGCTCCATCTCGTCTTCACCGGCAATCCTGGGACCGGCAAGACGACACTCGCCAGACTGATGGCCGAGATTTATTTTGAGCTTGGCCTTTTGAGCCGGCCGGACGTCATCGAGGCAGACCGCTCGAGTCTTGTCGGGGCGTTCGTCGGGCAGACCGAGGAACAAGTCATGAATAAAGTGAAAGAGGCAGAGGGGGGCGTCTTGTTCATTGACGAGGCTTACGCCCTTAAGCGCCAAGACGCCAGTGGCAGTGATTACGGACAAGCGGCGATCGATACGCTCGTCGCCGCGATGACGAGCGGCGAATATGCCGGGAAGTTTGTCGTCATCCTAGCGGGCTATCCGGAAGAGATGCGTCATTTCCTATTGGCGAACCCGGGGCTGCGCTCACGCTTCCCTGAGTCGAACCATTATGAGCTGCCGAACTATTCCGATGAGGAGCTCGTCGCCATCGGGGAGAAAGTCGCCGAGGAAAACAATTACGTGCTCACGCTCGAGGCAAAACGTGCGCTTCTCGCCCAGATTGACCGGGAACGAGTCGATGCGACGTTCGGGAACGCCCGGACCGTCCACAACATCTTGCTTGACGCCATGTTCCATAAAGGCTCCCGTTTTGGGGCCGAGGCTCCGCTTGATGAGATGGCCCTTTTGACGGAACTCGACTTCGAAGACACGTCGACAGACGAGGAGGCGCTGCTATCGCTTGACGACCTCGTCGGGATGGACGAAGCGAAACGTCAGCTCGCCGAAATCGAAGCACTCATCACGATTCAGAAACGACGGCGGGAACTCGGGCTCAAGACGGCGCCGGTGCAACTCCATGCCTCTCTCGTCGGCAACAGCGGGACGGGGAAGACGACGTTCGCGCATTTGTATGCCCAACTGTTGAAGCGGGCTGGTTACTTAAAACGCGGACATTTGAAAGTCGTCAGTCGGGCCGACTTGGTGAGCGGTTACGTCGGTCAGACGGCGCAAAAGACGAAAGCGGCGATCAGGGACGCCCTCGGCGGGGTGCTCTTGATCGATGAGGCGTACAGTCTGAGCGGGGGCCCGAACGACTATGGAAAAGAAGCAATCGATACGCTCGTCGATGAGATGCCGAAACACGGTGAGAACCTTGTCGTCATTTTAGCCGGGTATGATGCACCGATGCGACGGCTCATCGATTCGAATCCGGGCTTGAACAGCCGCATCAAGCGGACGATCCACTTCGAGGACTATTCGATCGAGCAACTCGTCCAAATCGCGAATAATTATGCGGACAAGTTCGGCTATACGTTTGAACAGGAAGTCGAGGACGCCTTGCGCGAGCGACTGGGCGATATGGAGCGACCGAACGCTCGGACCGCGCTGTCATTAATTGATGAGGCGATTGCGAGACAGTCATACCGGCTCGTCGACAAGGATGGGGCGGATCGTGAATTAAACCGAATATTAGTAGTAGATATTAATACCAAGTTATAA
- a CDS encoding acyl-CoA thioesterase, whose product MHTIQIPVRYQETDMMGIVYHANYLVYLEIARTELLRQLGVEYKDMEEAGFVSPVTNVSVDYKKSVTFGDTVHVRVWVDSYSKIRTVYGYELTDQSGNLVGKAKTTHVVVKQGDFKPIRLDREFPEWHAMYMRVMSPVS is encoded by the coding sequence ATGCACACGATACAAATCCCGGTCCGCTATCAAGAGACTGACATGATGGGGATCGTCTACCATGCGAACTATTTGGTTTATTTAGAGATCGCGAGAACCGAGCTGTTGCGGCAACTCGGCGTCGAATATAAAGATATGGAAGAGGCCGGATTTGTGTCACCGGTCACGAACGTGTCTGTCGATTACAAGAAAAGCGTGACATTCGGGGACACGGTACACGTCCGTGTCTGGGTGGACAGTTACTCGAAAATACGGACCGTGTACGGTTACGAGTTGACAGACCAGTCTGGCAACCTCGTCGGCAAGGCGAAGACGACCCATGTCGTCGTCAAGCAAGGCGATTTCAAGCCGATTCGTCTGGATCGTGAGTTTCCCGAGTGGCACGCCATGTACATGCGCGTCATGAGTCCTGTCTCATAA
- the acnA gene encoding aconitate hydratase AcnA, protein MEQTNVLDAFSSRTQFEVNGQAYDYYRLKKLEEDGVTELSRLPYSIRVLLESVLRQQDGRGITKEHVENLAKWGTAEVSKDIDVPFKPARVVLQDFTGVPTVVDLASLRKAMADLGGDPNKINPEIPVDLVVDHSVQVDAYGFAGALMKNMDIEFERNEERYKFLRWAQTAFDNYRAVPPATGIVHQVNLEYLASVVLEKNDGTGNVAYPDSLVGTDSHTTMINGLGVLGWGVGGIEAEASMLGQPSYFPVPDVVGVKIIGEVNPGVTATDVALVVTEMLRNEKVVGKFVEFFGPSLHTMPLSDRATIANMAPEYGATCGFFPVDTETLNYMRTTGRSEELIDLVEAYSKANDMFYTPDQADPAFTKTLTLDLSKVEPSLAGPKRPQDRINLSDLQNAFVDSLTAPAGHSGFGLDRAELDKTVAVNYEGGSVDMKTGDVAIAAITSCTNTSNPYVMVGAGLVAKKAVERGLTVPKYVKTSLAPGSKVVTDYLDKAGLTPYLDQLGFNTVGYGCTTCIGNSGPLDREVEEAITSNDLLVSSVLSGNRNFEGRVHPLVKANFLASPPLVVAYALAGSVNFDIMNESFGTDKDGNEVFFKDIWPSNDEIKMVVQDVVSPEAFRKEYDTVFTGNERWNALDVPEGNLYDFSDDSTYIQNPPFFENLEPEAGVVHPLNGLRVIGKFADSVTTDHISPAGAFSKTTPAGQYLQSKGVAPLDFNSYGSRRGNHEVMMRGTFANIRIRNQVAPGTEGGFTTYWPTGEIMPMYDAAMKYKEQGTGLIVLAGNDYGMGSSRDWAAKGTNLLGIRAVIAQSFERIHRSNLVMMGVLPLQFMDGESAESLGLSGEEALDIQVDESVRPRDILDVKATHENGTVTEFKVIARFDSEIEIDYYRHGGILQMVLRDKLK, encoded by the coding sequence ATGGAACAGACGAACGTGTTAGACGCTTTCTCATCTCGGACGCAGTTCGAGGTGAACGGTCAGGCGTATGACTATTACCGACTTAAGAAATTAGAAGAGGATGGAGTGACTGAACTTAGTCGTCTCCCGTATTCGATTCGCGTGTTGCTCGAATCGGTGCTCCGCCAACAAGACGGCCGAGGCATCACGAAAGAGCACGTCGAGAACTTGGCTAAATGGGGTACAGCCGAGGTGTCGAAAGATATTGACGTCCCGTTCAAACCGGCCCGTGTCGTGTTACAAGACTTCACCGGCGTTCCGACGGTCGTTGACCTCGCCTCGCTCCGCAAAGCGATGGCCGACCTCGGAGGCGACCCGAACAAAATCAATCCAGAAATCCCGGTCGACCTCGTCGTCGACCACTCGGTCCAAGTCGATGCGTACGGTTTTGCCGGCGCACTCATGAAAAACATGGACATCGAGTTCGAGCGCAACGAAGAGCGTTACAAATTCTTGCGTTGGGCCCAAACGGCGTTCGACAACTACCGTGCCGTGCCACCGGCGACAGGGATCGTTCACCAAGTCAACCTTGAGTACTTGGCATCGGTCGTCCTTGAGAAGAACGACGGAACTGGCAACGTCGCATACCCGGATTCGCTCGTCGGAACGGATTCGCACACGACGATGATCAACGGCCTCGGCGTACTCGGATGGGGCGTCGGAGGAATTGAAGCCGAGGCGAGCATGCTCGGTCAACCGTCTTACTTCCCGGTACCTGACGTCGTCGGCGTCAAGATTATCGGGGAAGTGAACCCTGGTGTCACCGCGACAGACGTCGCGCTCGTCGTGACGGAGATGCTCCGTAACGAGAAAGTCGTCGGCAAATTTGTCGAGTTCTTCGGACCGTCGCTCCACACGATGCCGCTCTCTGATCGCGCGACGATCGCCAACATGGCACCTGAGTACGGTGCGACGTGTGGTTTCTTCCCGGTTGACACGGAGACGCTCAACTACATGCGCACGACAGGTCGCTCTGAAGAGTTGATCGACCTCGTCGAGGCATACTCGAAAGCGAACGACATGTTCTACACGCCTGACCAGGCCGACCCGGCGTTCACGAAAACGCTCACGCTCGACTTGTCTAAAGTAGAACCGTCACTCGCAGGGCCGAAACGTCCGCAAGACCGCATCAACTTGTCTGACTTGCAGAACGCGTTCGTCGACAGCTTGACGGCACCGGCCGGACATAGCGGTTTCGGCCTCGATCGGGCCGAACTCGATAAAACCGTCGCCGTCAACTACGAAGGTGGTTCTGTTGACATGAAGACGGGTGACGTCGCCATCGCAGCCATCACGAGCTGTACAAACACGTCGAACCCATACGTCATGGTAGGAGCAGGTCTCGTCGCGAAAAAAGCGGTCGAACGTGGGCTCACAGTTCCGAAATACGTGAAGACGTCGCTCGCTCCAGGTTCGAAAGTCGTTACGGACTACTTGGACAAGGCAGGCCTCACACCGTACCTCGATCAGCTCGGATTCAACACCGTCGGCTACGGTTGTACGACTTGTATCGGGAACTCAGGCCCGCTCGACCGTGAAGTCGAAGAAGCGATCACGTCGAACGACTTGCTCGTGTCGTCGGTCCTCTCGGGGAACCGTAACTTCGAAGGCCGCGTCCACCCACTCGTCAAAGCGAACTTCTTGGCCTCGCCGCCGCTTGTCGTCGCTTACGCACTCGCCGGGTCGGTCAACTTCGACATCATGAACGAATCGTTCGGTACTGACAAAGACGGCAACGAAGTCTTCTTCAAAGACATCTGGCCGTCAAACGATGAGATCAAGATGGTCGTTCAAGACGTCGTCTCACCGGAAGCGTTCCGTAAAGAGTACGATACGGTGTTCACCGGCAACGAACGTTGGAACGCGCTCGACGTGCCAGAAGGCAACTTGTACGACTTCTCGGACGACTCGACGTATATCCAAAACCCACCGTTCTTCGAAAACCTCGAACCGGAAGCAGGCGTGGTCCATCCGCTCAACGGACTTCGCGTCATCGGCAAGTTTGCCGATTCGGTCACGACCGACCACATCTCACCGGCAGGGGCGTTCTCGAAGACGACACCAGCCGGACAGTACTTGCAGTCAAAAGGGGTCGCACCGCTCGACTTCAACTCGTACGGATCGCGTCGGGGTAACCACGAAGTGATGATGCGCGGTACGTTCGCGAACATTCGCATCCGTAACCAAGTCGCACCGGGCACAGAAGGCGGTTTCACAACGTACTGGCCGACTGGCGAAATCATGCCGATGTACGACGCGGCAATGAAGTATAAAGAGCAAGGCACGGGGCTCATCGTCCTCGCAGGCAACGACTACGGGATGGGTTCATCGCGTGACTGGGCTGCAAAAGGGACGAACTTGCTCGGTATTCGCGCCGTCATCGCGCAAAGCTTCGAGCGCATCCACCGCTCAAACCTCGTCATGATGGGCGTGTTACCGCTCCAGTTCATGGATGGGGAGTCTGCCGAATCGCTCGGCCTATCGGGCGAAGAGGCACTTGATATCCAAGTCGACGAGTCAGTTCGTCCGCGAGATATCTTGGACGTCAAGGCGACGCACGAGAACGGCACGGTGACGGAGTTCAAAGTCATCGCGCGTTTCGACTCTGAAATTGAGATCGATTACTACCGTCATGGCGGGATCCTTCAGATGGTTCTCCGTGATAAATTGAAGTAA
- a CDS encoding DUF2621 family protein, which yields MPESLVMYFIVFWGFVMIGLMSIGGFFMFRKFLKRMPKEDGRSLLDIEDDYIDRTRHMWTPETRTLLDRLVTPVPELFRDVAIRKIAGKIGQFALESRAKEMTTELVVKGYIAATPKRDHKFLKKALEQEQIDWTVYKHYFQQ from the coding sequence ATGCCAGAAAGTCTGGTCATGTATTTCATTGTCTTTTGGGGGTTCGTGATGATCGGCTTGATGTCCATCGGTGGATTTTTCATGTTCCGTAAGTTTTTAAAACGAATGCCGAAAGAAGACGGGCGGTCCCTGCTCGATATTGAGGACGATTATATCGATCGGACACGTCACATGTGGACGCCTGAGACACGGACGCTCCTCGATCGGCTCGTCACACCGGTGCCAGAGTTGTTCCGTGACGTCGCGATTCGTAAAATTGCCGGTAAAATCGGACAGTTCGCTCTTGAATCGAGGGCGAAGGAGATGACGACCGAGCTCGTTGTCAAAGGCTATATCGCTGCCACGCCAAAACGCGACCATAAGTTTTTAAAGAAGGCACTCGAACAAGAACAAATCGACTGGACGGTTTACAAACATTATTTCCAGCAGTAG
- a CDS encoding DUF485 domain-containing protein: MHDVTEVTQTESTRSAEAIVESPTFVKLMREKNRFIVPSIIFSLIFYFTLPVSTSYFTFLNTKVAGDITWAWVLAFAQFFMTWTFCVLYSRRARRFDELVEKIKQEETR; the protein is encoded by the coding sequence ATGCATGACGTAACAGAAGTCACACAAACCGAGAGCACGAGGTCAGCGGAGGCGATCGTCGAAAGCCCGACGTTCGTTAAGCTGATGCGGGAAAAGAACCGCTTCATCGTACCGTCTATCATCTTTTCACTCATCTTTTATTTTACGTTGCCGGTCTCGACGAGTTATTTCACGTTCTTGAACACGAAAGTCGCCGGTGACATCACTTGGGCGTGGGTACTCGCCTTCGCCCAATTCTTCATGACGTGGACGTTTTGTGTCCTGTACAGCCGGCGCGCCCGCCGGTTCGATGAACTCGTCGAAAAAATCAAGCAGGAGGAAACACGATGA
- a CDS encoding peptide chain release factor 3 — translation MSQLKHEVEKRRIFGIISHPDAGKTTLTEKLLLHGGAIREAGTVKARKNSKHAKSDWMEIEKQRGISVTSSVMQFVYQDKVVSIMDTPGHNDFGEDTYRVLTSVDSAVMVIDAAKGIETQTKKLFQVCRMRGIPIFTFMNKLDRQAKDPLELMEELEEVLGMPSVAVTWPIGSGMQFEGVYDRIKNEVHLFRGDKSTLTLNEDGVNDPVLADYLTEENLTNLRDEIDLLDGAGNEIDVESIQHGKLTPVFFGTALVDFGVTSFLNHYLEMSPAPEARKSNVGPIDPTAEDFSGFVFKIQANMNPAHRDRIAFVRICSGVFERGMDVTLTRTGKKIKLSQSTQLMANDRETVDKAFAGDVIGIYDSGTYQIGDTITTSKQKIAFEALPTFPPELFMRVSPINSLKSKHFHKGVEQLAQEGAIQVYRNEYNEIYLGAVGQLQFEVFEYRLNNEYGVDIRMEPVSYSVARWVKDKELKALKPFQDSRNMLVTDRWERPVFLFANEFTFDRFKERYEDELTLVDALDVNAEIGVE, via the coding sequence ATGAGCCAATTGAAACATGAAGTAGAGAAACGCCGGATTTTCGGCATCATCTCGCACCCGGATGCTGGTAAAACGACGCTGACGGAGAAGCTGCTCTTGCACGGGGGCGCGATTCGCGAGGCGGGGACGGTCAAAGCCCGCAAAAATTCGAAGCATGCCAAGTCCGACTGGATGGAAATCGAGAAGCAACGTGGGATCTCGGTCACGTCATCGGTCATGCAATTCGTCTATCAAGATAAAGTCGTCTCGATCATGGATACGCCGGGTCACAACGATTTCGGGGAAGACACATACCGTGTCTTGACGTCTGTCGACAGTGCCGTCATGGTCATCGATGCCGCCAAAGGGATCGAGACGCAGACGAAGAAACTGTTCCAAGTTTGTCGCATGCGAGGGATTCCGATCTTCACGTTCATGAACAAACTCGACCGCCAGGCGAAAGACCCGCTCGAGCTCATGGAAGAGCTTGAAGAAGTACTCGGTATGCCATCGGTCGCCGTCACATGGCCGATCGGTAGCGGCATGCAGTTTGAAGGCGTGTACGACCGCATCAAGAATGAAGTCCATTTGTTCCGAGGCGATAAGTCGACGCTCACGTTGAACGAGGACGGTGTGAACGACCCGGTTCTAGCCGACTATTTGACAGAAGAGAACTTGACGAACCTTCGTGATGAGATCGACCTACTTGACGGCGCCGGCAACGAGATTGACGTCGAGTCGATTCAACACGGGAAGTTGACCCCGGTCTTCTTTGGGACGGCGCTCGTCGACTTCGGCGTGACCTCGTTCTTAAATCATTACCTCGAGATGTCACCGGCCCCAGAGGCCCGTAAGTCGAACGTCGGTCCGATCGACCCGACAGCTGAGGACTTCAGCGGCTTCGTGTTCAAGATTCAGGCGAACATGAACCCGGCCCACCGTGACCGCATCGCTTTCGTCCGGATTTGCTCCGGTGTGTTCGAGCGCGGCATGGATGTGACGCTCACGCGGACCGGAAAGAAAATCAAGTTGAGCCAATCGACGCAACTGATGGCGAACGACCGAGAAACGGTCGACAAAGCGTTCGCTGGTGATGTCATCGGGATTTATGACTCAGGGACGTATCAAATCGGGGATACGATCACGACGTCGAAACAAAAAATCGCTTTCGAAGCGTTGCCTACGTTCCCACCTGAACTGTTCATGCGCGTCTCACCGATCAACTCACTCAAGTCAAAACACTTCCACAAAGGCGTCGAACAGCTCGCCCAGGAAGGTGCGATTCAAGTGTACCGCAACGAATACAACGAGATTTATCTCGGTGCGGTCGGTCAGCTCCAGTTCGAAGTATTCGAATACCGCTTGAACAATGAGTACGGTGTCGACATTCGGATGGAACCTGTGTCCTACAGCGTCGCTCGTTGGGTGAAAGACAAAGAACTGAAGGCGCTCAAACCGTTCCAAGACTCGCGCAACATGCTCGTGACGGACCGTTGGGAACGTCCGGTATTCTTGTTCGCGAACGAGTTCACGTTCGATCGGTTCAAAGAACGCTACGAAGACGAGTTGACGCTCGTCGACGCACTCGATGTCAACGCGGAGATCGGTGTCGAATAA
- a CDS encoding BCCT family transporter, with translation MKRKSQVTTVFIVSAIITVLFTIWGIFPERLLGNASLLNVTTKLQGWLSNGLGWFYLLSATGILLVAIFLIFSRFGSIRLGKDTDRPDFGYMTWFAMLFSAGMGIGLIFWGAAEPLLHFHSPPFESPTPEGDARTAMRYAFFHWGLHPWAIYAMIALAIAYSTFRKGRPATIGETIGSLVNDRYERPVKQTVDILAVIATAFGVATSLGFGAQQIAGGLHYLLPGVPNAFSTQLIIIAVVTVLYMISASTGLEKGIRILSNTNIFLAIVLLVATLIAGPSAFILDLFTQTIGTYLQQLPSMSFRTAALEPVEREWINGWTIFYWAWWISWSPFVGTFIARVSKGRTIREFIIGILLVPTSFGLLWFSVFGGSAIWADLFGGQSLITAVNEIGTEVGLFALFETFGGFGTVLSIIAIFLISTFFITSADSATYVLGMLTTNGKLIPPMRIKLTWGFIQSSIAAVLLYAGGLSALQAVAILVAFPFIFVLIFMIIALFKDLSDEPDERDKWIETYKKEEDKLG, from the coding sequence ATGAAAAGGAAAAGCCAAGTGACGACCGTTTTTATCGTTTCTGCCATCATCACGGTCTTGTTCACCATTTGGGGTATCTTCCCTGAACGCCTCCTTGGCAACGCTAGCCTGTTGAACGTGACGACGAAGCTGCAAGGTTGGTTGTCGAACGGGTTAGGCTGGTTTTATTTATTGAGCGCGACCGGTATCTTGCTCGTCGCCATCTTTTTGATTTTCTCTCGATTCGGTTCGATCCGACTCGGGAAAGATACGGATCGACCGGACTTCGGTTACATGACATGGTTCGCGATGCTCTTTAGTGCGGGCATGGGGATTGGACTCATCTTCTGGGGTGCGGCCGAACCGCTCCTCCACTTCCATAGCCCACCATTCGAGTCACCGACTCCTGAAGGTGACGCCCGAACGGCGATGCGATATGCATTCTTCCATTGGGGCTTACATCCGTGGGCGATTTACGCCATGATCGCACTCGCAATCGCCTACTCGACGTTCCGGAAAGGGCGACCGGCAACCATCGGAGAGACGATCGGTTCGCTCGTAAATGATCGCTATGAACGTCCGGTCAAACAGACGGTCGACATCCTCGCGGTCATTGCGACGGCGTTCGGGGTGGCGACGTCGCTCGGATTCGGGGCGCAACAGATCGCCGGGGGTCTTCACTATTTGCTTCCGGGCGTGCCGAACGCGTTCTCGACTCAACTCATCATTATCGCCGTCGTGACGGTGTTATATATGATTAGTGCTTCGACAGGCCTGGAGAAAGGCATTCGGATTTTAAGTAACACGAACATCTTTCTTGCCATCGTCTTACTCGTGGCGACACTCATCGCCGGACCGAGCGCGTTCATTCTCGACTTGTTCACACAGACGATCGGGACGTACTTGCAACAGTTACCGTCGATGAGTTTCAGGACGGCGGCGCTTGAACCGGTCGAACGGGAATGGATTAACGGCTGGACAATCTTCTATTGGGCATGGTGGATCTCATGGTCACCGTTCGTCGGGACATTCATCGCCCGCGTCTCCAAAGGACGGACGATTCGTGAATTCATCATCGGCATCTTGCTCGTCCCGACATCGTTCGGGTTGCTATGGTTCTCTGTCTTCGGCGGGTCTGCGATTTGGGCGGACTTGTTCGGTGGCCAGAGCTTGATCACGGCCGTCAACGAGATCGGGACAGAAGTCGGGCTCTTCGCCTTGTTCGAGACGTTCGGAGGGTTCGGGACGGTGCTCAGCATCATCGCCATCTTCCTCATCTCGACGTTCTTCATCACATCGGCTGACTCGGCGACGTACGTGCTCGGGATGCTCACGACGAACGGGAAACTGATTCCACCGATGCGCATCAAATTGACGTGGGGCTTCATCCAATCGTCGATCGCCGCCGTACTCTTGTACGCCGGCGGGTTGAGCGCATTGCAAGCAGTCGCCATCCTCGTCGCGTTCCCATTCATTTTCGTGTTGATCTTTATGATCATCGCCTTGTTCAAAGACTTGTCCGATGAACCGGATGAACGGGACAAATGGATCGAAACGTATAAAAAAGAAGAAGATAAGCTCGGTTAA
- a CDS encoding DUF3939 domain-containing protein, with protein sequence MEKLTKSGKNWWQRLTQKEEVVEEIVDITLPELRQAIHEYEQTLPKGVNRTVLLDDAQEIDLSRLKRHLPGRPRQRFFMSKETFYIVPEEERDIIYEMDQVQRALDLYMEQEQKLPLRKFQQTMQLDLTRLREGGYLKTLPKRPYYVVDETFIVSLEPKPPE encoded by the coding sequence ATGGAAAAATTGACGAAGTCAGGGAAGAATTGGTGGCAGCGGCTCACTCAAAAAGAAGAGGTGGTCGAAGAGATTGTCGACATCACGTTGCCTGAACTTAGACAGGCGATTCATGAATACGAGCAGACGTTGCCGAAAGGGGTCAACCGGACGGTGCTGCTCGATGATGCGCAAGAAATCGACCTTTCCCGTTTGAAACGCCATTTGCCGGGGAGGCCGAGGCAACGTTTCTTCATGTCGAAGGAGACGTTTTATATCGTCCCGGAAGAAGAACGTGACATCATCTACGAGATGGACCAAGTCCAGCGAGCACTTGATCTATATATGGAGCAAGAGCAGAAGCTACCGCTTCGGAAATTTCAGCAGACGATGCAACTCGACTTGACACGACTACGGGAGGGCGGATATTTGAAAACGCTACCGAAACGGCCTTATTACGTGGTCGATGAGACGTTCATCGTCTCGTTAGAACCGAAACCGCCTGAGTGA